AACTTGCCAGGGCTGCAGACTCAGACCACAGTGCTAAAGCCATGAATTCCACCTGCTCTCTGAAGGCTCGCCAACCTGAGTCCAGCAGAATGTTCTCGCTTGTGTCCAACCCCATTGGTTTAGGCTGAATCAGCCTCTAGGGCCCAGAGGCACTGTACCTGGGGTGGGGAGCTTCTCCAGTATCAGGGTCACCTTCAGAGGCCTGGAGCCTTTCATAAAGCAGGTAAGAGGACTCACATAGATGCACTTGCATGGAAAACATCCTCCCCTCCACCATGCACCTATATGTACAGATGCAACCAATCACAGCGGCACACATACACCTAGAAATGGGCACGTGTGGGCCCACACCCCTTTAGCTATGAAACCCAGCCACGGGGCAGCTTGAGCCAGATACCTTGTGCAAACACAAACTCGTGCTGTCTTCTCTGAACTCCATTGTGAAAATCAAACACTTATCAGCCCCTCAAGAGCCTTTAGCTTTCCAGAAGCAGTTCCTACTTCCACAGAAAAGCCTCAGGAGTTGGGGGTACTGGGGCTATGTAGGAAATTAAGCCTGGAGGGCCTTGCTGGGGAAGCCATTGTCCCTGTACCTGAGATGGGTGCAGCCACAGCCCTGAAGCCAGCCTGAAGCTCCTGGTGCCTCCTGGGGGCTACATGTAGGAGTGTAGCATCCACCTCAGAGGGGAAAACCTGCTCTGCAGAGGGAGTCAAGGTTCATACAACCAGAGAGAGGAGTCACTCAGCAAGGTGGCTCCAGAGCCAAGGGTCAGACTCTGGGTCCTGACTTGGCCCAGCCCCACCCTCTCTGAAGCTTGCTGAGAGCGGCTGCAGTCTTGCTGCTGGATGTGCACATGGTGGTCATTCCATCTGCTCACAGGGGCAGGGGTCCCCCCTTACTGGACTGAGGTTGCCGGCTGCTCCAGGTCCTGGGTGGGAGCCCAGGTGAACCGTCAGTGGGGCAGGTCTGTGAGAGCTCCCCTCACACTCAAGTCTCTCACAGTGGCCAGAGAAGAGGAAGGCTGGAGTCAGAATGAGGCACCAGGGCAGGCATGGCCTGCCCAAAGGcccctgggattacagacaggatgGGGAGCCCTATCTAAGTGTCTcccacaccccaccccagccaTTCCAGGCCAGGAAGTCCAAACTGTGCCCCTCAGAGGGAGGGGGCAGCCTCAGGCCCATTCAGACTGCTGGAGAGGGAGGGCTGGAGAGCCCTCAGGGAGGCGGGCGGATGGGCTGTTGGTTCTTGGAAAGGTTCATTAATGAAAACCCCCAAGCCTGACCACCTAGGGAAAAGGCTCACCGTTCCCATGTGTGGCTGATAAGGGCCAGGAGATTCCACAGTTCAGGTAGTTCCCCCGCCTCCCTGGCGTTTTGTGGTCACCATTAATCATTTCCTCTGTGTATTTAAGAGCTCTTTTGCCAGTGAGCCCAGTACACAGAGAGAAAGGCTAAAGTTCTCTGGAGGATGTGGCTGCAGGGCCTGCTGCTCTTGGGCACTGTGGCCTGCAGCATCTCTGCACCCGCCCGCTCGCCCAGCCCCGGCACGCAGCCCTGGGAGCATGTGAATGCCATCCAGGAGGCCCGGCGTCTCCTGAACCTGAGTAGAGACACTGCTGCTGAGATGgtaagtgagagagagagtgtgggCCCGTGCCTAGGCCACCCCGCTGGCCCCGGACCGGCTATGCCTGTCAGCTTGATAAcatgaaattttccttttctacAGAATAAAACCGTAGAAGTCGTCTCAGAAATGTTTGACCTCCAGGTAAGACGCTTTTCTCTGACGTAGCTTTGCAGGAGCCCCTGcgctggggtggaggtgggggctcCATTTTAGATGGCACCTCACAAGGTTGTCCACTTTCTCTCTCATCAGCTGGCTGCAGGGGGAGGGGGCAGCAACTGGGTGCTCAAGAGGCTGCTGGCCGTGCCCCTGTGGCAGTCACATGAGCTCCTTTATCAGCTGAGTGGCCATGGGCAGACCTAGCATTCAAGGGCCAGGAGTCACCAGGGGGACAGGTGGTAAAGTGGGGGTCACTTCATGAGACAGGAGCTGCAGGTTTGGGGTGCTCACTGTGCCCTGAGACCAAGTCCTGTTGAGACAGTGCTGACTACAGAGGGACACAGAGGGGTCCAGCAGGTCCAGGTGAGGCCCCGCCCCCCTCTCCCTGAATGATGGGGTGAGAATCACCTCCTTCCCTAAGGCTGGGATCCTCTCCAGGTACTGCTGAGGGTGGTCTGGGCTCGGCAGTGAGAAGGGCTGGCTCGTGCCTGTCATGGATAGAGCAGGGTGTATGACTGGACCCAGCCTGTGCCCCTCCCATGCCCTActcctgggggctggggacagCAGCAGAAAGGAGTGGTGGAGAGTTCCCGTGCCACTGCAGGCACTTGGCCGCTGCTCACCGAGGAACAACGTTTTCCACAGGAGCCGAGCTGCCTACAGACCCGCCTGGAGCTGTACAAGCAGGGCCTGCAGGGCAGCCTCACCAAGCTCAAGGGCCCCTTGACCATGATGGCCAGTCACTACAAGCAGCACTGCCCTCCAACCCCGGTGAGTGCCTACGGCAGGGCCTCCAGCAGGAATGTCTTAATCTAGGGGGTGGGGTCGACATGGGGGGAGATCTGTGGCTGTGGCTGTTCAGGATCCCAGGGGGTTTCTGTGCCAACAGTTATGTAATGATTAGCCCTCCAGAGAGGAGGCAGATAGCCCATTTCATCCCAAGGAGTCAGAGCCACAGAGCACTGAAGTCCACAGTGCTCCCAGCAGAAGCTGCTCCTATCCTGGTCATTATTGTCATTATGGTTAATGAGGTCAGAGGTGAGGCAAACCCAAGGAAACTTGGGGCCTGCCCAAGGGCCAGAGGAAGTGCCCAGGCccaagtgccacctcctggcaggactTTCCTCTGGCCCCAGATGGGGTGCCTGAATTGCAGAGGATCAAGGAAGGGAGGCTACTTGGAATGGACAAGGACCTCAGGCACTCCTTCCTGCGGGAAGGGAGCAAAGTCTGTGGCCTTGACTCCACTCCTTCTGGGTGCCCGGAGACGACCTCAGCCCAGCCGCCCTGCTCTGCCCTGGTCTGGGACCAAAAGAGGCAGGCGTCTGACTGCCCAGAAGGCCAACCTCAGGCTGGCACTTAAGTCAGACCCTTGGCTCTGGCTGTCACCGGCAGAGCTATGCACTCCTTGGGGAACACGTGGGTGGCAGCAGTGTCACCTGACCCAGGTCATTGTGTGGGTCCTGGAGTGGGCCTCCTGGTCTCTGAGTTCTAAGAGGCAGTACAGAAACACACTGGTGCTTTCCCCACATTACCCACTTGCCTGGACtcaagtgttttttatttttctttttttaaaggaaacttcCTGTGCAACCCAGATTATCACCTTCCAAAGTTTCAAAGAAAACCTGAAGGACTTTCTGCTTGTCATCCCCTTTGACTGCTGGGAGCCAGTCCAGGAGTAAGGCCGGCTGGATGAGGCTGGCCAAGCCGGGGAGCTGCTCTCTCATGAAACAAGAGCTAGAAACTCAGGATGGTCATCTTGGAGGGACCAAGGGATGGGCACAGCCATGGTGGGAGTGGCccggacctgccctgggccacacTGACCCTGATACAAGCATGGCAGAAGAATGGGAATATTTTATGCTGACAGAAAtcagtaatatttatatatttatattttttaaatatttatttatttatttatttaagttcatACTCCatatttattcaaaatgttttaccataataattattattaaaaatctgCTTCTATGTGTCCAGTGTTCTAGTTTGTTTTCAACCATGAGCAGATGCTGGTGGTGCCTGCCTTCCcaagaggcagggaagggaggaaacagcggggtggggagggggtgggggcctgCCAGGGGTTTGGCACTATCCAAGGGCCAACACTGTCAGAGCAGAGGGGAGGTGAGAGCCGGGCATAGGTGCGGAATTCTGCGCACCTGGACGGGCTTCCCTGGATGTTTCAGGGCTCCCACCCCAGAGAATGGCTCTCAAGTTCACCTAGAAGTCCCAGTCCAGGGAAATCTTGTCCCAGAGAAGGGCATCACCCTTCCTGGGGAGGCCTGGGGGTTGGCTGGTCACTGGCTGAACAGGCCCACCCTGGGATCAGGTAAAATACCCGCCCTGTAGAGGCCTTGGCCCCTGTGCCCCACGTGCTGCCCCTCATACTCTGAGATTCAACCACTCCGAAAGTAAATAACAAATAGACTAACTGTTCAGGGGAAAAGAAACCAAACCACAGGTGTCAGAATGCAACATATTTACCAAACTTGCCCCCAAATGGGTGATCTTAATCTCTGAGAGTCAGAATGTAAGGTCATAATTTGTTGGTACATGGCTGTAGTGCAGGATTTTTCtgaattggtttttatttttacatgaaattttGAATCTAATCAGGCACTTTTCCCTAAAACTCATGGCCTGCAGGCTAAAAACAAAGCAGGCCTCCTCCTCCTTGCTTTGATAGCTGGGCTGAAGGCCTTGTACCTGAACCTGTTCTCTCATCTCCCTCCGGGACTATGAGGAAGAGGATGTGCCCCGAGGATCAGGTGGGCAGCAGGGCCAGCTTCTCCTTGACAGGTGGGCCTGGGGAAGCTGGCCTGTGGCAGATTTAGCCTCTGCCTGGCACTGTCCTCAGTCATGTGCCCACCACCCCACTTGCTCTCTCTGCTTCAGTCAGCACCTGCAGATGGCGCCAGGCCTGGCCAGAGACCCACTCCATGCTCATGCAGAAAGACTGTGACTTCAGGTGTGATTACAAATAAGAAGTCAGGGTGAACACTCAGGACGAAGCCTGAATATCAGCACAGGGAAGAATGCATGAAGTGTGCTGTGGTTGTTGAAAATGCATGAAAATTACATCTTGCCCAGCGATAAGGTCCTCTCTGTTTTCCGCGTAAGCCAGTGATGACTGATAAGAGGTTTCAAATTTCCTTAGACTCACATATATAGGTACCTCTCTCCACAGAAATGCTGCCAAGCTCAGGGCTCAGACCAGCTTGGAGTCACCTTCAAGTAATACCATGTACCTGTACGTGCTCCTGGCTCATGTGCTCCGGGAATCAGAAAGCCATTCTTCCCCAGTGAAAGTAGCCACGTCTCCCCACAAAAATCACACAGTAATCTGTGCTGAGATTCAGAAAGAACTCTTGGCTGACAATAACACATACAAGGTAAGTCTGGGTCTCCATCCCATATTATATTGCTCTTAGTGGCCCTTTGTGCTCCTGACCAATTTATCTGGCTTCTAGGGTTCCTTCAATAGGCCCCAGAAAGCCAGTGAGGTAAGAAACAGCTACCCCGCGACCTTTCACACCACATTTGAACAAGGAGAGAGAGATCCCAGCAGTCAGTGCCCAGGGAAGAGATAACAATGGTGGAGTGAGAAAGTTCAGAGTGTGGGGAGGGAACCTCCAGCTTAGCCAGCAGGCGAGCCTCCCAACCAAGTGCAGCCCTGAGCCCAGGGAGAGAGCAGATGCCCACTGTCTCCACTACTCGGCCTGCAAGGCCACAGGTCTCCTTGTGGGAGAATCAGGGTAGGGCCTGAGCTTGGGTCCAGGGCTCCTTCCGGCCAGGTTACCCAGGGATGGATAAGGATGGGTCAGCTGGTGCCCTGCTGTGCACCACCACCATCCCAGAGCCCCAACCCTGTTTCAGGAGCTCTGCTATGGAGAGTTTACAAAGAACTTTACCTTCACCCTGAAGGATCTCATTAACAAATATGACAAACAGGACCACCACATAATGAAGGTTTATATGGACACGGAAGAACTCACCAAAATCTGCCCAAACCTGAAAGTAAGTTGCTGTTTGCTCTTAGGGGAACCTGACACATCATTTCCCTGCACCAGGGGCCCCGTGAGGCGAAGGGTTTTTATACACCCAGCCTGCACACGCAAGGTCTCTGGGGCTACTCTTAGGCCACAGGTGGCTGTTCTCTGGCATTGTCTCCAATCTAAAAGAAGTCCACTCACTGACAcagagtggagggtggggagtGGAGGGCTGGGTGTGAGGAAGTGGCGATTCAGATTCTCAGGGTTTCTGTCTGTGCTGTCTGCCAAGCCCCCATGCACAGGGATCAGCGTGGGACAGGTCTGAGACAGATCAGAGCAGGGCCGGTCATGGACTCAGGATGAGGTCATGGACTTGAACTGAGAGCCAGCGCAAGCTTGCTCCAGTTTGCCCTGTCCCTAGGGCCTCTTTTGGATCATGAGCCCCACTGAGAACCCATGATAGGGGGATGAGCAGCAGTTTGCGGGGGCATGCCTGGAGAAGTGACTGAGctgcccctccctcctttcccactGCTCGGACAGTCCCGGGTACTCCTCCCAGCCTGCTTGTCCTTATGTCCCTGTTCGGACAGCCATGGGACCTGCCTATCCTGCGGGCTCCCTCTCCAACGCTATGGATAGTCCTCAGACTGTGGGCCCTTCTATCACCACACAGCCCCTGTGCCCTCCCTCAAACAGCTGGGGAGGGTCTGCCAGAGTTACCTCCTAGAGGATGGCTGGAAGGACAAGAGtttgctttcatttattcattgtttttcctACTAAGAAGATTACTTAAATGTGTATTTCTCATTTAGCCAAGAGACTCACCCAAGAACGGTACTATTGAGTAAAGTCGTTTCTCCAAGTTTAAGGAAGCCTTATAGAGTGTTATCATATCCATAGAAGGATGGAAATCATGTAAGAGGATCAAAGGCAGCCTCTGGGCTCCTGCCATCTCCCGGGGTTAGCCCTGCAGGAAATTGATTGGAAAAGCATTAGGAACAACTTACTGCTGGGTTGGGGTGTGAGTTTGCTGGCCCTGGGCTGGCAGACAAGGATGTGGGTGGGTATTGGGGGTGGTGGTGCCTGGGGACACATTTCTGTAACTGACACCTGCTGCTTCATTAAAGCCCAGGGTGTGGAAATGCTGGTGAGTGAGAGTCATGACGGAGTCCAGCCTCGCAGGGACAGAGTCCTGTCAGACTGCAAAGGGTGGGGACGATGGCTCCATTTCTGGGCTCCGTACCTGGAGTTCCACGGGTCTCTCAGGAGAAGCATCTGGCCGTGGATGGGGCAAATGGGACCCCACCTCATCTGAACCCCCACTGCAACTCCAGTGCCAGTGGGCACACAGTGGGGGCTCTATCAGCTTGTTATGCCCCCTTTCTCCTTGTGTCCATCAGAACTCAAGATTTCAGGTCCTTTCCCAGGCCCGCCTCCCCAGCCTCAGTCAGCACATGCCCACTCGAGATCCAAGTGCCAGGACTTGAAGATCAAAGCCCTCCCTCCTCTGTTCTGTATCATAGCTCCTGGGGAGCTCGAAATCTAATCCAGCCCTGCCACCCCTCAAGGCCCAGTGCGGTGCCACAGTAATGTCAGCCCTGATAAATGGCTCAGGGGAACAGGGCCTTTCAGGTGACTCACAGAGCACTGGGCACAGTGTGGGACCTGCGGAGGAGGGGGCCCACACAGGCCAGGGACATCTCCAAATCCCTGGCTTCCTCTGGACCAACAGAGTCATCTGACCTCAAAGTAAAACCTCTTTCTTAGCCTGCAAAGCCCTGGCCAGCACTCTCCTGTGTCTCCATGGCATGACGGCCCCTCTCTGACTAGTACCCCTCACATCCGCAAAGCACTGGGCCCTGCCTGGGGCGAAATGCCAGTTGCTTGAGTCCTAAAGTGCTGCCAGACTGGGTTACAAAGCTCTGACCCCCTACCCTTAGCTCTAACTTGAATTCTAATCATTTGAGGAGTTTATTGGAGGCACCTGGGATTACTCCACAGTCCACATAGCTTCCTACGATCCAAACCTCTCCAACCGTGAGCTTCTCCACCCGACCAGGACCGATAAAGACCCATTTGTTCTGGAACAGAATTGTTAAGTTGCAACCACAACTTAGCCCAGGCCAGACCTGCAGGGAGTCTGCCACATCTGCCCATTGACAGACCTGCCCAGCTGTAAAGCTTCAGACAGCGCTTGCAGCCACGCAGGCCAACCACACACCTGCTGACCCATCCCTTGTCCTAGGATCCCGAGATCCCCACTGCTCATCTCCACCTTGAGGGAACACATCAGTCTGGAGGTCAGCAACTATGCCTGAGCAAAGGTGCCAAATCGTCTAGAATATGGAGGGTAGCCCTGTGACTCAGGATCAGGTGTCAGGGGCTAGTGCAGGGCCAGGGGCCAAGGGTGGTTTCAGTCCAGAGAAagcccatgatccagtcaccagAGACTGTGAACTCTTGTCCCTTGGGTGCACCACCTGGGTACTCAGAGGTCCCAAGGCTCTGGAGTGTGTGAGGTGCATAGCTGGATGGCGCTGCTGGGACACACTGGCGGGAGACCCCCCACTTCCCTGTCACAGACGTCTCTTAGACGGCATGAAGTCTCCTGACCTTGAGCTCCTGACAAAGCCTGAGGTACCTGACAGTGGGGGTGGGCAGTGTGGATGTACGTCCTCGTCACCTCAGTGCCATGTTCAGTACAGCACGTTACATGTGACACTAGCCTGCCGCTAGCTTCTTGTGTGACCTGGGACAGGTACTTCAGTCTCTCAGCCACAGAGTCCGCAAAGGTGGGGTGAACTCCAGCCCCAGAGGCCAGATCAGAACTCAGGTCCACGGTTTTTAACCAGCGAAGGGACCTCAGGGCATCTGGCTCAactctggggaaactgaggtcagaaGGATTGACAGGGAGCTTCTGGTACCTTTTCTGGTAAACAGGGAAGTTGGAAGGGGCACCGGTGGGAAGGTGGCTGTACTAAACCAAGTGACTGTCCTCATCCCCCTGACAGCCTTAACTCTTGATCAAAGTCACCAAAGAGCTACCCGTGAAGAGACTCTGCAGTGACGGCCACCTGGGTTTTCCATGTGCCCTTGTTCTACCGTCAGGTAGACTCATATCTGGacagtggggctggggaggctgcTGGGGGCTGGAACCAGGTGGGAGGGCCATGTGGGTACTACACCTGAGACCCAGGCAGGCCTGAACCCATGGCTCCCCAGAAGCCTGCTGGCATTGCTGCTTCAGGATCTCAAGATGCTGGCCCGCTGAATCCCTGGAGCCCTGGGCTAGATACTCGGGCCCAAGAAGCATGGTCTTGACTCCATTGGCTGGGACTGGCCCTGGGTACCTCCTTTCCCAAGGAGGCCAACAAATAGGTCCAAACGATATTCTTCCATAGGAGACAACTATAGCAGGCCGGGCCCTGAGGAAATGCTCTAGACTGGGAGGAAGAGCAGGGCTTGGTGGCCTGAGAAGATTCATTCACACATCAAGATCTCTCAAGACAATGGGATAGCCCCTCCTTTCACAGGGGCCTCCCAAGAGACCACCTCCACTGTCTACCACCTTCCGTGTCCTGTGTACTCTCTCCCACTGCAGAAACCAGTAGTATTGAGGTTGGAACCAGAAATCTAAGAAATACACTAAGGCAGCAGGACAGCCCTCTCTATATGCTGGGCCTTGAGAACTGGCAGCCCCACAGCAGTCTCTGTCACAGTCATAGTATGGCCATACCCTTTGACTTGACATTCACACCCAGAGAGACCACACATAAGGAGGGAAGCTTCATCCATGGAAATGGCCAATCTGTCAGTTTGTGAGACGAACTGATGGGCATGAAACTAACAGGGCAATGTGAAAAGGCATCCCTGAGAGGTCCAGTATGGCGCAGCTGCCAGGATAACCCCATGTGGGCTAAGGACTGGAAGGGAATTGGGATTATGACTTGGGAGATGGGATGGCAGATGAGATTTTCCTCATGGCTTGATCTGAAGAGAAGGGCTCAGTGCCCAGGTCAGTGGCCATCACGTGGTCCCCGTGCTTATAGAAAATGTCCATCCTCAGTGTCCCTGGCTAAATGAGATTCTCTGTGGTGTCCTGCATTGCGTCAACTGATTCCACAAGTTGGTTGTTCAGCCAAGATGCTGACCATCTTGATTAGCTTACAATGAGGCAGGTTTCCTCAAAGGCCCAGAACATTCCTGCCTGGGCAAGAGTCCAGGTGCCTCTTTCAGCACGGACAGCAGAAGAGGCCTGTCTGCTCCTCCCGGCCAGGCAGAACAGCTCACAGCATGGCCTGAGAGGGTGCAAGTGCTGTCCAGACATCCTCAGTTAACCTCACATGTTAATGCCCTGTGCATGGAGTCCCATACAGGGGGCTATTTGGCCTGCACCACGTCAGCCCCAAATGGACAGGACTGGCCCTGGTAATCAGATGCGCTATGTTCTGGAGCCTTTACTTCTGGTACCTGGCTGCCTGCATACGTATGTGTTTGGTAAGCCGGGTCTGCATGACTGAAGtggagggcaggggctgcaggCACCACACTGTGCTGTCCCAGGCTTCTTAGCCAGCTGCTGGTTTGTGCTGAAGGTGCATGGCTGGTGTCCCTGGACCCAGCGGCTCCTGCTGTGGATTCTGCCACTTTGTTACATGGGCTTCACAAGAAATGTGGTGCGTGGGTCCCTCTCtatcctcagttttcttatctgtgaagtAGGGGTGAGGCAGAAATGGAAAGACCCCAGCCCAAGACCAGCTTGCCCTGACACCATTAAGCCCAGGCAGATGCAGAGTTGGGAAAACCTGTTGCTGCTGAGAATACCCTGATGGGTGCCGTTTCTCAGAGGGGTGGGGAGGCCAGACACTCATGACATGCAGTCTGCAGAGCAAGTCAAAACAGGGGCAGCCCCCAAGATGGGAGCTGGGGGTGATGAGCAGCCATCTCACCTACTGTC
This DNA window, taken from Macaca fascicularis isolate 582-1 chromosome 6, T2T-MFA8v1.1, encodes the following:
- the CSF2 gene encoding granulocyte-macrophage colony-stimulating factor isoform X1 — translated: MWLQGLLLLGTVACSISAPARSPSPGTQPWEHVNAIQEARRLLNLSRDTAAEMNKTVEVVSEMFDLQEPSCLQTRLELYKQGLQGSLTKLKGPLTMMASHYKQHCPPTPETSCATQIITFQSFKENLKDFLLVIPFDCWEPVQE
- the CSF2 gene encoding granulocyte-macrophage colony-stimulating factor isoform X2, with product MRQELQVWGAHCALRPSPVETVLTTEGHRGVQQVQEPSCLQTRLELYKQGLQGSLTKLKGPLTMMASHYKQHCPPTPETSCATQIITFQSFKENLKDFLLVIPFDCWEPVQE